The following are encoded together in the Synchiropus splendidus isolate RoL2022-P1 chromosome 7, RoL_Sspl_1.0, whole genome shotgun sequence genome:
- the LOC128762730 gene encoding fibroblast growth factor 10-like: MILWAAGGTKAASASSCSRAGSGAHSWFWSSLSVPFLLALVLLTLSVPGAACRQPCRDRLSNLRTFRLPLNISETVVWSRQGRTAGSQGRHVRSYNHLQGDKRKRKLFSFQKFFLRIDTNGNVNGTKSKDDPLSILEITSVDVGVVAIKGLNSNYYLAISREGELYGAREFGIDCTLKERIEENGYNTYASAEWKNKKRQMFVGLNVHGKPLRGRKTRRRNTATHFLPFLV; this comes from the exons ATGATCCTATGGGCTGCTGGAGGGACTAAGGCTGCCTCTGCCTCGTCCTGCTCCCGGGCTGGGTCGGGGGCTCACTCCTGGTTTTGGTCCTCTCTGTCTGTGCCTTTCCTGCTTGCCCTGGTCCTGCTCACCCTCTCTGTACCTGGGGCAGCCTGCCGTCAGCCCTGCAGAGACCGACTCTCGAACCTGCGAACTTTCCGTCTGCCCCTCAACATTTCCGAGACAGTGGTTTGGTCTAGACAAGGACGGACGGCAGGGTCGCAGGGCAGGCATGTGCGCAGTTACAATCACCTTCAAGGGGACAAACGGAAGAGGAAGCTGTTCTCCTTCCAGAAGTTTTTCCTGAGAATCGACACAAATGGAAATGTCAATGGGACCAAGAGCAAGGATGACCCACTCA GTATTCTGGAAATCACCTCCGTGGACGTGGGAGTGGTGGCCATCAAAGGGCTGAACAGCAACTACTATCTGGCTATCAGCAGGGAAGGAGAGCTGTACGGAGCA AGGGAGTTTGGGATCGACTGCACCCTGAAAGAGCGAATTGAGGAGAACGGCTACAACACGTACGCATCAGCCGAGTGGAAGAACAAGAAGCGGCAGATGTTTGTGGGTCTGAATGTCCACGGAAAGCCGCTGCGAGGGAGGAAGACCCGCCGGCGGAACACGGCCACGCATTTCCTCCCGTTCCTCGTGTAG